Part of the Brevibacillus brevis genome is shown below.
TCGTCCCCAATCGTGGACCAACAAGGGACGTACCAGGGCTTTGTCGGCGGAACCATTTACCTGGAAGAGGAAAATGCACTCAATCGGACGCTGGAGGAGCATATCTACGGAGACGGCTCCTATGTGTTCGTCGTCGACAAAACCGGCAGGCTCATCTTTCATCCCGAGAAAAAGCGCTTGGGGGATATTGTCACCATGAACCCCGCTGTCAAGCAAGCGTTGGAGGGCAAGAGCGGATACGCCGAAATCGTCAACAGCAAAGGCGTTTCTTTTTTGGCCGGGTACTCGCACGAAAAAATCACAGGCTGGGGCATCATCTCCCAGACTCCGCGCTCAGTCCTGGACAAATCCAACCGCCAGCTGGTCGGCAACCTGCTGTTGACCGCCCTGCCTTTTTTGCTGGTCACGGTCGCAATCGTCTGGCTGATCTCCAAAAACATCAGCAGCTCCTTGTCCAAGCTGGCCTTGTACTCGGATCGGTCCGTCGGGTCCGGAGGGGACGAGCCGGAGATCCCGACGACGACCTCTTCCATTTACGAGGTGCAAAAGCTGTACCAGAGCACGAGAATGGCGATCCGAAAAGTAAACCGGCGCTTGACCCAGCTTCAGGCAGAGGTCAGAACGGACGGATTGACCGGGCTTGCGAATCGAAAAACGTTCGACGCCGCCCTCCAGGAGCGAATCAGAAGGCAGGCTCCGTTTTCCCTCGTGCTGCTCGACATCGACCATTTCAAGAAGGTCAACGACTCGTTTGGTCACGTCACGGGAGACGAAGTCCTCAAGCAGGTGGCAAAGACGATGCTGGAGCAGACGCGGGAAGACGATCTTTGCTTCCGCTACGGCGGCGAGGAATTCGGCATCCTGATCGACGACGAGCACGTGCAGCTGGCCTGGCACATCGCCGAGCGTCTGCGTACCGCGATCTCCTCGCAAAAGCAGCAGACGGGCACCTCCATCACCATCTCTTCCGGTGTGGCCAACTTCCCTCTGCACGGAGCCAGGCCTGTCGAGATCGTGAGCATGGCCGATCAGGCGCTTTACCAATCCAAAGCAGATGGAAGAAACCGCACGACGCTTTTTCAGCCCAAGCAGGCTCGCTCCAGGCACGTACGCTGAAGCCTCGGTCGTTCGCCCGCCTCATGACAAAAAGCCGGTCATTCAGGACGGACTGTTCTGAATGTTCCCGGCTTTTTGCCTTTGTCATATCCCTGCTTTCTGCGCCAGTGATTCCATGACTGCCTTGCTTTCGTACAAGATGCGCTCTTCGTCCAATGTGAGCAGCTCGCGGTTTTTCATGACCAGCTTGCCGTCGATGATGACGTCCTCTACATCTTTGCTTGTGACGGATTCCACCAGGGAATTCACGAGATTGCGCGTCGGCCAGATGTGCGGCTGTTCGATGTTGACCAGAATGACGTCCGCTTTCTTCCCGACCTCGAGCGTGCCGATGTCGTCCTCGATTTGCAAGGCCTCCGCTCCGCCGGCCGTAACCATTCGCAGCAGGTCCTTGGCAGGAAGCACAAGCGGGTCAAAGACGGGCAGCCCCCAATAGGCATGGATGCCGGAGCGGAACACCCGGATCTCGTCCCACAGGCTGAGATTGGAGCCGGAGGACCCGTCCGAGCCGATGCCGATGGACATTCCCATCTGCATCATCCGCGGCGTTTTGGGAAATCCGTGCGAATTAAAGTTGGCTCGCGGGCAGTGGACGATTTTCACCTGCCGGTCCCGCAGCAGCTCCAATTCCTGCTCGGAGTACACGACGTTGTGCGCCGTCAGCAGGTTCGGCCCCAGCGCCCCCAAGGAATCCAGATACTCCACCGGCCGAAGTTTGTACTTCTCCAGGCAGTATCGTACTTCGTCGCGGTGCTCCGCCAAATGCGCATGCAGACCGGTCTTGTACGCTCTCGCCTTTTCGGCCGCCGCGGAAATCAGCTCGGGCGAGCATGACATGACCTGGCGAATGCCAAACCAGACCTGGATTCTGCCGTCCCCTTTTCCGTGGTATTGCTTGTACAGCCACTCGTTGTTGTCCAGAATCGCTTCCATCGGCTGCTTCATCGTGTCCGGCAGGAAGTCCCCGATATCGATGGACGAGCGCGTGATGGCAGCCCGCATGCCCGACTCGACCGTCGCTTCGATTACCTTGTGCATGTGGACGCCTCCCGCATCGGCAAACGCCGTCGTGCCGGACTTGATCATTTCCAGACAGCTGAGCTGGGCGCTCACATACGAATCATGCTCGTTCATGTTGCCCTCGTACGGAACCAGGATACGGGACCAGATCATCGGCAGCTCGTCCATCGTCCTCCCTTTGAGCAATTGCTGGCACGTATGCGTATGGGCATCGACCAGGCCCGGCATGCAGAGCTTTCCTTTGCCTTCGAGGACACTGGCGGCCTCGTACTTTTCCTTGAGCGCCGCATAGCTGCCGATCTCGACGATGCGGGAGCCGGCGATCGCGATCGATCGGTTCGGGGCAATCTCCCAATCAGGGGTGAGCAAGCTGCAATCCTTGATGATAATATCGCATTTCATGAAAAAACATCCCTTCCTTCGCGGGCCGCACTCAGCCGAGTGGCGGCCCGCATTCTGGTCAGACTCAACCGATTCGGTGGAAAAAGTCGTTCATAAACCGGTCCGCGTCCACCTGCACGCTTACCCTCGTAGTCGGCTCGGCTTTGCCTGTCCGATTCAGATCTTCCGTCGTCCGGCCCAAAGCGTCTTCCTCCAGATCTACCTGGATAAACATAGGAATGGTCCGCACCAGATCCGGATAGGCCGCTACCCCCACCGCCAACGGGTCGTGCAGCGCGCATCCCGGCAAATACGGGTGGAGTTCTTTATAGGCATCCAGATAAAATTGCGCGCTCGGTGCAAGCCGCTGTGCCAGTTTGCTTCCTCCATCCCGCCAGCGTTTCACATCCCGCGCCGTCAAGAGCGTTTTGCGGGTCACATCGAGCCCCACCATGGTGATCGGCAAAGTAGAGCCAAAGACGAGACTGGCCGCTTCCGGATCAATGATGATGTTGGCTTCGGCAAATTTGGTGACGTTGCCCACAGTCATGACCGCTCCGCCCATGATAACGACCCTTCCTACCATCTCCGCGATTTCCGGCGCCTTTGCGAGCGCCATGGCGAGATTCGTCAGCGGAGCGGTCGCCACAATCGTGAGCTCGGACTTGTACTTGTAGATGTGCTCGATCATGGCATCGACGGCATGACGGGTAGCGACTGGCGCTTCCACCGGACCCAGGGTGTTTCCCAAGCCGTCCGTTCCGTGGATCCTCCCGCTGTACGCGCGCGTGCGGGTAAGCGGGTTCTCCGCGCCTTTCCATACCGGCACGTCGACTTCCGCATACTCCAGTATTTTGCAGGTATTTCGATAGGAAAAGTCCACTGGCGCCATCCCGTACGTCGTCGTGATTCCGATCAGCTCCACATGGGGCAGAGCGGCGGCGTACGCAATGGCAAGAGCATCATCGATCCCCGTATCTACATCCATCAAGATCTTTTGCATCGCTAGCTTCCTTTCATGTCAGACTTGTCCTTGCGCAGATGTCCCCGGCTCCCTTTGACCGAACTCTTCCTGGCGGTTGAAGCTCTTGCCGAACACACTGACGAAAAGCCACGTCGCCAGGCCGATCAAGATCATGAGCACGAGCGAGACGTTGCTGAACAAGGCTGTTTGCGTATTCGCGGAAAAGTCCACGATCTTCGTCATCATGAACGGCTGGCCGTAAAGCATGGCGACAAACGCTCCGCCAAGGGAAGCCGCGATCGTGACCACCAGTTTTTCGACCCCGATCCCGGCACCGTGCTGATGCGTGGGCAAAAGCTGCGTGAAATTCGCCAAATACCCGGAGAAGAACAGTACGTAGCCAATGTTGAACAACCCCATGCCCACGAACGAAAAGACAACGGAAAAGCCGACGAAGAAAGCAATCATGCCCAAGCCGGCGAAAATGAATGTCCCTCCCAGCAGCGCGATGTTGCGGTATCCGATCTTTTTGATGATGCGCCCCGTGAACATCCCGATGATGAACGCAGCGATGTTTGTGATCGTGTAAAACGCGCCGATCGTGCTGGTGGACATGTGGTACGTCTTGTTCACGATAAACGGGAAGACGAAGTAGAAGCCGATTTGCGTGGCGTAGAACAAAACGCCGACGATCAAGGAACGCGTGATGCCCCGAGTCCGGAACAGTTCCGGCTTCAGGAACGGATTCTTGCTCTTGAACGTATGCCAGACGAACAAGGCTGCACAGACGACAGCACCGATCAGAAGGAGCGGGTATTGCATTTTGAATGTCAGGTACGTGATGAGGAAGGTGGAGATCGCAGTCATCAGGATCATGCCCACGGCGTCGAAGGAACCTTTCAGCGTCACTTCTTTCGGCAGGTTTTTAAACAGCACGGGCAAGCCGAAAATCGTCAGGACCGGAATCAAAAAGACGAGATTCCAGCTCAAGTACTCCGCGATGTAACCGCCGAACAAATGGCCGGCCGCGCTCGCCAGTTGATAGATGGCCGTGTTGTAGCCCAGGTATTTGGCAGCCGTCAGCTTGTCGAAGTACTTGATGGCGATAATGATCTGCAAGGCGACCGGGGCAGCGATCGTCACCGCGAAGAGAATGCGCGAA
Proteins encoded:
- a CDS encoding sensor domain-containing diguanylate cyclase → MIKRRTYTLRFILEWLVVISVLVTMLIGLVSSIHVNEASLSASYLENNFRYAQKLAGNTTEVVSGMQNTVNALAMHTAEHPFSNKDLDDWFSVNKQYFQSLFIADAHGIIRQVSPSVKGILPGTQLTSPASQQALRLKQPFISEPYYGKAGHLIILVSSPIVDQQGTYQGFVGGTIYLEEENALNRTLEEHIYGDGSYVFVVDKTGRLIFHPEKKRLGDIVTMNPAVKQALEGKSGYAEIVNSKGVSFLAGYSHEKITGWGIISQTPRSVLDKSNRQLVGNLLLTALPFLLVTVAIVWLISKNISSSLSKLALYSDRSVGSGGDEPEIPTTTSSIYEVQKLYQSTRMAIRKVNRRLTQLQAEVRTDGLTGLANRKTFDAALQERIRRQAPFSLVLLDIDHFKKVNDSFGHVTGDEVLKQVAKTMLEQTREDDLCFRYGGEEFGILIDDEHVQLAWHIAERLRTAISSQKQQTGTSITISSGVANFPLHGARPVEIVSMADQALYQSKADGRNRTTLFQPKQARSRHVR
- a CDS encoding amidohydrolase; the encoded protein is MKCDIIIKDCSLLTPDWEIAPNRSIAIAGSRIVEIGSYAALKEKYEAASVLEGKGKLCMPGLVDAHTHTCQQLLKGRTMDELPMIWSRILVPYEGNMNEHDSYVSAQLSCLEMIKSGTTAFADAGGVHMHKVIEATVESGMRAAITRSSIDIGDFLPDTMKQPMEAILDNNEWLYKQYHGKGDGRIQVWFGIRQVMSCSPELISAAAEKARAYKTGLHAHLAEHRDEVRYCLEKYKLRPVEYLDSLGALGPNLLTAHNVVYSEQELELLRDRQVKIVHCPRANFNSHGFPKTPRMMQMGMSIGIGSDGSSGSNLSLWDEIRVFRSGIHAYWGLPVFDPLVLPAKDLLRMVTAGGAEALQIEDDIGTLEVGKKADVILVNIEQPHIWPTRNLVNSLVESVTSKDVEDVIIDGKLVMKNRELLTLDEERILYESKAVMESLAQKAGI
- a CDS encoding nucleoside hydrolase — encoded protein: MQKILMDVDTGIDDALAIAYAAALPHVELIGITTTYGMAPVDFSYRNTCKILEYAEVDVPVWKGAENPLTRTRAYSGRIHGTDGLGNTLGPVEAPVATRHAVDAMIEHIYKYKSELTIVATAPLTNLAMALAKAPEIAEMVGRVVIMGGAVMTVGNVTKFAEANIIIDPEAASLVFGSTLPITMVGLDVTRKTLLTARDVKRWRDGGSKLAQRLAPSAQFYLDAYKELHPYLPGCALHDPLAVGVAAYPDLVRTIPMFIQVDLEEDALGRTTEDLNRTGKAEPTTRVSVQVDADRFMNDFFHRIG
- a CDS encoding MFS transporter gives rise to the protein MNELQKEDIQRRVARCMPWILLFEFFYTFNDNVFNLITPNLSEQFGVTPSTISLIVTFSKLFFGIASIVYTALSDIISIRKVMLLTSVAFPVATLLGVFSQDSFTLLVVSRILFAVTIAAPVALQIIIAIKYFDKLTAAKYLGYNTAIYQLASAAGHLFGGYIAEYLSWNLVFLIPVLTIFGLPVLFKNLPKEVTLKGSFDAVGMILMTAISTFLITYLTFKMQYPLLLIGAVVCAALFVWHTFKSKNPFLKPELFRTRGITRSLIVGVLFYATQIGFYFVFPFIVNKTYHMSTSTIGAFYTITNIAAFIIGMFTGRIIKKIGYRNIALLGGTFIFAGLGMIAFFVGFSVVFSFVGMGLFNIGYVLFFSGYLANFTQLLPTHQHGAGIGVEKLVVTIAASLGGAFVAMLYGQPFMMTKIVDFSANTQTALFSNVSLVLMILIGLATWLFVSVFGKSFNRQEEFGQREPGTSAQGQV